A single region of the Triticum dicoccoides isolate Atlit2015 ecotype Zavitan chromosome 2B, WEW_v2.0, whole genome shotgun sequence genome encodes:
- the LOC119363071 gene encoding protein PELPK1-like, giving the protein MASRNTALFLVGLLLSCVAMSNGARILEEETTPSKGEEHLPELPALPKVELPLFPEVHLPPKPELPKVELPSFPEVHLPPKPELPTFPEVHLPAKPELPKVELPPKPEMPTIPEFHFLEPEAKP; this is encoded by the coding sequence ATGGCTTCAAGAAACACAGCTTTATTCCTCGTCGGGTTGCTCCTCTCGTGCGTCGCCATGAGCAATGGAGCAAGAATCCTGGAGGAGGAGACGACTCCTTCCAAAGGCGAGGAGCACCTGCCGGAGCTGCCAGCGCTGCCCAAGGTCGAGCTGCCACTATTCCCGGAGGTGCATCTGCCACCTAAGCCTGAGCTGCCCAAGGTAGAGCTGCCCTCTTTCCCTGAGGTGCACTTGCCACCCAAGCCCGAGCTGCCAACGTTCCCCGAGGTGCACCTTCCAGCCAAGCCGGAGCTGCCTAAGGTGGAGCTGCCACCGAAGCCAGAGATGCCCACCATCCCGGAATTTCACTTCCTGGAGCCGGAGGCTAAGCCATGA